The DNA window AACGAGATGGATTGAAATACCTTGAGGTTATAATCATATTTGGTGTGTAGTTCTAGTATAAGACACACaattaactgcaatttaaaatcaGTGATGTTTATGGAGATGAAGTGAAAATTTTATGCAACATTTACCTGATAGGCAGCTGGTAGGTCATCATAGTCTTTTCATCCGTGTTGGCCATGAGCAGCCATATTGGGTCTTGTAGGACACACTTGATGAACTGTGCCTCTCCATCTCCCCCTGCTGTCTGCTTGCGGGAATGGCTGTTCTCTGATGAGTCCACACTGCCAAAGTACTTGCTGGTATTGCTGTTTTGACTACTTCCTGTTTAAGTAAACACAAAACAAGAGAAATTCATccatgcactttttttttctcaaaaaactgaaaatattacCCATCTTAACTGGTGAAAAGTCCTGACATTCTAATCCTTCACATAAAGTAACTATCCATAATAACCCTTAAAGTATCCATTTCAAAGGATCTGAGTTTCTTGAAAGAAACCGGTGTATGTTATCTGAGTGGAGACTGGGGGTCTGGCCTATGTCAGGAGTGCTTATTTGTCATGGCTTCCAGAGGGAAGACAGGCACATGTGTTGTTTTCTTCATTTCAAAGTTAATTTTAACTTTTATAACTTAAAATTGTGAATTACACAACATCTAGACATCTAGTAACAAAGTAAACTGGACCAAACAATATTGACACTGACATTTATTGATTCATCTGTCTTTAATAAAGCACTTACGAGTTCCACTTCCTGAAGAGCTGCAGCCATTGGATCCTGATCCAGAGGATCCTGAGCCCAACCCTGAGCAGCCTGTTCCCGACGACCCAGTGCCTGAGGCGGCTGAGCCGGTGCCCGAGCGAGAGTCCTCCTGCAGCAGCAAATCCAGCAAATCACTGGAGGTGGACATGGCATCTTGATTCGACTCATTTGTTTCACCCTGCAAAGGATAATACAAGCTTAGAACACTACAGCGTGATATGACATAACATCAGGATCATGGTTGAGTAAAGAGAATTTTCTTCAATGAATGCCATGTTCtgattatgatttattttatttttttatatttttatgaataAGATTACTTTCTTGTCAGGTAAATCTAAAGAAGGCTGTCAAGAACATACCTGGGACATATTTAATCCCAAAATGTATTCCAAAATATCTAAGACACCTTCTTTTcgtcaaattctaaggcagcagcACACATATCCTTCCCAGAAAATGCAATTCCCAAATGCATTGTGATAAACTAATCAGAGATAAGTgcacaaagagagagaaatgtcacttaaaaaaaaacaaaaaaaaaaaggcaactatcagcattgatttttgcagataaccatagttccaaaaagcaactactggCACCGATCAATCAGTAAAACCGTTATATCGTCTACTTctaatatataaaacacacacacacacacacacacactctaaaaccacttgcctaatattgcgtaggtccccctagtgccaccaaaacagcgccaaccctattcttctcaccacaattgtacagagcagttatctgagttaccatagactttgtcagttcgaaccagtctggccattctctgttgacctctctcatcaaggcgtttccgtccacagaactgcccctcactggatgttttttgtttttggcaccattctgagtaaattctagagactgtcatgtgtgaaaatctcaggagatcagccgtTAAagacactcaaaccagcccgtctggcaccaacaaacatccatgcgattatctaatcagccaatcatgtggcagcagtgcagtgcataaaatcatgcagatacgggtcaggagctccagttaatgttcacatcaaccatcagaatggggaaaaaatgtgatctcagtgatctggagtgtggcatgattgttgatgccagatgggctggtttgagtgtctttaactgctgatcttctgggattttcacacacaacagtctctagaatttactcagaatggtgccaaaaacaaaaaacatccagtgagtggcagttctgtggattgaaatgccttgttgatgagagaggtcaacagagaacgtccagactggttagaactgacaaagtaacggtaactcagataaccggtctgtacaattgtggtgagaagtttggcgctgttttggcagcatgagggggacctacacaatattaggcaggtggttttaattttgtggctgatctgtgtatatatatacacaaattagAAGTAGACCGATATTTCAGTTTTACCGATtgatcggtgccgatagttgctttctgGAACCATCCAtttttggcaaaaatctatgccgatagttgacAACTGTTTTTTGTTCCTCCATGTTCCTATATGGCCGCTGCTATTTTGATTTAataatcatgtaatctaaattgaagcgagggcatgcaaagaaaaatgggactatatggaaatgtgcccTATCAGCatatacattgtgtctccaacttcgtatcttgtgaataataataaaccttattcctcattaaacctcatatgGTGAAATATATACGTATACAAACTCTTCATATGAGGAATATatgggctataaaaagcttaacttggtaaatatttaattatagagcattgtaacggagccaagccTCTGTTATATTACAAATAAGATCCACTTCTGTGTTTTGGGCttatttacagttaaaagtcaTACGTTATGCACTTAATCtttattttttctggttattattgggattttggttgaacaataaactgaatctgggattttattaattttggactcttgtagtctctATGTCTACCACAGTAAGAAAAGACtgagtttttttattaattttttttttttacattctttaaatctaatttaaaaaatatcagctgattaatcggttatctgctaTTCCACCACCTAGTTATCAGTATTGGCAAAATcagatatattaaatatatatatacacaatgtatTGTGTtatcatagcaacatgctaacaccaaacttTTGAAATAATTTGTGACTTGAGTCTGCCTTGTGCTATGTGTGAGGAGCACTATTTGTATGATGTATGGAGATGTTGCTAATGTagtgtgttccaaatcagtcacttgtgaGGTTCCATTTCAAATAAGATGGTGCCTTAGAAGGCAGGAGACAACCAGGGAGCTTGGGTCTGAAACAGAGCTATAATTTTTCccctttgattttggagtgaaatacaGAGTGTGTTCTTCACAGGCTTTTTGAAACACAACCAGTAAGGTCTACAGTTGACCACACGTTAATACATTACGCATGAGGTATACTTCTGAATCTCAGGCTTAACAGATCTCTCAAAGATCTGTTTAAATAATCTGATGGCATTTAGCTAGCGGTTTCATTTTGGATAAAGTTTTAACAGATAAAAACATCACTattgataaaagcgtctgctaaatgacagtctatttttcttacattttcgTTATCTTTTGAGTCAACCGCTGAGCCCCTCTGATTGGAGGAGGCCTGTCCTCCAGCCCCACCTCCTTGTCCCAGCATAGGAGATGTGGCTTGCTGCCCTGAAGCCAACGCTGATGCCACCTCAAACCGATTGCTGGGTGACTCCTCTAGCTGAAGTAGATTTAAGGGCGAGGAGCATCTGGAATGAAAAAGAGGCGACTCTGCTCCTCTCTCTGCCCCAGCCTCTCTTTGGCTATAAGAATGTGGGGTGCTGGAGCGAGAGTGGGCACGTGGGGCTTGGTTCGGGGTCTGACAAGGACCAGGGGAGCCCGTGTTAGGGGTGGGGAAAGGGTAAGCCAGGGTTGAGTTGTAGAATTGTGGAGGCATGCCCATATTGGGCTGAGGGAACATGTAATTTGGCAGAACAAATGCCATCATTGGGTGAACCATGGGAGGTGCCATCTGCAAGTTCTGAAGGGGGAAGCGTAGACCTGTCTGTATGCTGAGGTCTGAGACAGGGTGAGAGAGAGGAGGATAGACAGGATACAAAGGAAGAACGCCGGGAGGGTAAGGGGCGGAGGGAACACTAGCTTGAGACCCTGAAGTAGGCCAGGAAGAGGAGCTGGTTGTGGGACACAAGGGTATGGATGGATTCAAGATCCGGTCCAGAGTGGGAACCCCAGGGAGGAGACCTCTCAGAGGGCCTGCTGTGCTCCGAGACCCCGCTTGCTCTGAAGTCTCCTGGTGTTTCAGTCTCTTGCCTCCTCGACCACGTCTACGACCACTACTGCCTGCTGCTGGGTAGTCACGTGAACAGCGGACCCCTaaaattgagaaagagagagaaattgagAATATTGGGACATTTTCAGAAATaccaacatttgtttttttaaagatgtcggaCATCACAATTTAGCGTATTTTACTGCAAGAGGATTATTAATAagtgttttattttgtaatttatattcaccgatcagccataacattaaaaccacctgcctaatattgtgtaggtccccctcgtgctgccaaaacagcacctacccgcatctcagaatagcattccgagatgatattcttctcaccacaattgtacagagcagtcatctgagttaccttagactttgtcagtttgaaccagtctggactttctctgttgacctctctcatcagcaaggcgtttccgtccacaaaactgcccctcactggatgtttttggcaccattcggagtaaattctagagactgttgtgtgtgaaaatcccagcagatcagcagttacagaaatactcaaaccagcccatctggcaccaacaatgatGCCccagtccaaatcattgagatcacattttttccccattctgatggttgatgtgaacattaactgaagctcctgacccgtatctgcatgattttatgcactgctgccacatgattggctgattagataatcgcatggatgattgttggtgccagacaggctggtttgagtatgtctgtaactgctgatcccctgggattttctcacacaacagtctcttgaatttactcagaatggtgccaaaaacaaaaaacatccagtgcgcGGCAGTTCTGCATAtgcaaatgccttattgatgagagaggtcaacagagaatggccagactggttcgaactgacagaaaagctacggtaactcagataaccctgctgtacaattgtggtgagaagaatttcatctcagaatgctattctgagaagcgggtaggcgctgttttggcggcatgaaggagacctacacaataataggcaggtggttttaatgttatggctgattgttgtatacactcactgagcacttttaggaaaacctgtacacctacttatgaaattacctaatcagccaatcgtggcagcaatgcagtgcataaaatcatgcagatacaggtcaggaacttcagttaatgttcacatcaaccatcagaataggaaaaaaacaaaaaaaatgtgatctgctgatctccagggattttcatgcacaacagtctctagagtttactcagaatggtgccaaaaacaaaaaacatccagtgagcggcagttctgtggatgcaaatgccttattgatgagagaggtcaacagagaatggccagactggttcgagctgatagaaaggctacggtaactctgtacaattgtagtgagcagaatagcatctcagaatgcacaacccgTAGAACCTTGAGGccgatgggctacaacagcagatgaccacatcgggcactttattaggaccatagtgttcctaataaagtgctcagagagtgagtgtgtgtgtatatgtatatatatacatatatataattaaaaactcTAATATTGAtgttaaacagaaaacaaaattgcaaaaactttttttcttggAGGATAGAGTGTACTGTGTATGTTGCATTGTGTGTGAAAGCTTACATGCTTGTCCTTACCTTTAGCTAAGGGCACAGATGTCTGGCGTCGGACAGCTGAAGTTGGGTCAAACACTCTGAGTTTACTCAGGTCTCTGAAACGGCACATGAAGTTCTGCTCCTGTTGCTGTGTGTGCGCAGACAAGATCTCTTTCGTGAGACCCAACCTTTCTCCACCTGCTCCTCCAGCTGTCCCGGCTCCTCCTGGACCTCCTCTTCTCACTCCATCCCTATCGGACTGAGGGGCGGGGCTAGGGGGCAGAAAGGGTGTGGCCATGAAAGGAGCTTGGGGTTGAGTGGCAGGAGGAGCAGTATTTGGAGTTGAAGGGGCTTCCTCCATTACAATATCTGTGAGagtgcaaaaaagaaacagaagatGGAAGTGAGATAACAAAGGAGGACTCCAGAATGTCTTCCTAAAGAACTGGAATGCACAATGTCCCTGCTTCACTGTCTTATTCACACTCACACCCAGTTGCCCACCTGACTCAGGAGGTTTCTTGTCACCCACATGGACGATGGTGCTGCTGAAACTGCACTGGGATGTAACAGAGGCAACACTTTCTGCTTTACTGTGCAAAGCCAGTGGCGGCAACAAAGCTCTCTCCTCTACCAATGACACCCGAGGAACTGCAATTCAAGGCATCTGTTAATGCACATCTTGTCTTGAAGGTTGTAGTTTATGCCTGCCATTTTTGTGTTGTTCACATTACGTTGTGCTGTTCACATTACGTTGTGCTACAGCAAACATCCACTTTTACCTTATCTTTTGCACATCTTAACAACTGTTCTGAATCTTCATTGTTTTTACCACTAACATTTTCTAAGGACCTTGCTTAAAAGCTTAGCTTGTTTAACATTCATCATGAAATCATAATTGACCCCATGTACTTTCTTAATACTCTTTTGCATTGTGCCCAATTCATAATTTCACATTATACCTTCGTAATCtttttccaaaacaaaaacaaaagatggcCCCTTTTTATGATTTTCAATTTTGTGCTATAGCAATTAAATAAGCAAATGTTTCCGTTTATTCCttctaataataaaatgaatgatGCATAATCCAACATGTTACAATATCAGTAAATGCAGATTGTATTTAGGAGGGGGCATCTTTTCCCACCTTCCCCTACATTTAGCATTGTACTACATACAATCAGTACTGTAATGCATTAGTTTAGTATTGCAATGCCCACCTATAGTATTGCCATGAGTGTCCTGCTGTTTGTCTTCATCGGATGTGGAGGAGGCGGTGCAGGAGGAGGAGCCACACTTCCTCTTTACTGTGCTGGGGATGTTACAGCTCTCCAGATACCTGAGGAACCAAACAAATGCATGTTAAATCACTGAACCCAAGACCTGCCACTGGACTGCAGCAGTTGCATTTAATGAAATTACATGCCTAATGTCCAAAGATCCATTACTCACTTTACTGACATGCATATATATGCCTATACCACAAAGCAATTGCTTTGCTATGGACAACTGAACATAACGCACATAGGCATTTTTTGTTATTGATATAAGAGGTACAAAGACTCTTTTATCTGAGTGGAAATCCACCAATGCATTAATGATCTGAAAAACTCACCTGATTATGCTATCTAGGCTGTTGATCTGCTGATAAGAGAAGGTGGGAGATGAGGGTGCAGAGCTCTTTGAGAGTGGGGCATCACTAGGGCCAAAACTGCAACCTGGCTCTGCTGCTTCACTGGCTTGCAAAGCACCTGTTTATCATGGACAGAACAAAAGTGGTAAATAatccacaaaaaaagaaatactgcCATAAAACTTCAGAGTAAATACCAaatctgtttgtatgtgtgtttaccAGTGGTGGAATGTTTTTTAGGAGGAGGTCGGCTACGGGACTCAATAAAGACCTGTTGTCCGCTAGTCTTCACCATGTGAACATCTTTGCAAATTTGCTGGAAGGTCATCTGTTAAAAAGTCAGTGAGATAACTGTCCATGTGGTAACATATTTCTGTGTGCATACAGATTTAGCAAGCGATAATATGGCCAGACAGAATTTACTGTAGTGCCTCACACTTAGTGCTGATTGTTACTAGATACAGAattgtaaaaatcattttatagagtTTGCCCTTACAAAGAGCAATTTGTAGGTAATGATATGGAGAAATTATATTCAGCAAAAAAAATTTGAATCTCCATGTCTTTTTAATGCCTTAATGTAAAACTctgatagatatagatatacacacacacacacacactctaaatcTTTCCTAACTGGTGTTTCGGTGTTCCTGACCTTAATAACTTCACACTTTTCCAGTCTGAAGGCCAAAAAATTTAAACACTACAAAACTGCCATTTgttgcttaaaaaaatatgaaaattctttcataatttattaatcctcatgccatcccagatgtgtattgcttgctttcttctgctgaacacaaacaaataatttttataagaatatctcagatctgtaggttcatacaatgaaagtcaacatggttcaaaactttgaaggtccaaaaaacacaaaggcagcataaaataaatccataagacttcagtggtataatccatgtcttcagaagaaatatgataggtgtgggtgagaaacagatcaatatttatgtccttttttactataaattccgcTCTCTGCatcagtagatggcgatatgtacaaagaatttgaatcaccaaaaacaaaagaagagctcTTAGGAGAGAAAAGCACTTAAAGGAGGGctatttgaaagtggagatttatagtaataaaggacttaaatattgatccgtttctcacccacacctatcatcatcatcttcttctgaagacatggattaaaccagagttatatggattacttttatgctgcctttgtgctattcggagcttcaaagttttggaccctgttgacttgtattgtatggacctacagagattaaatattctattaaaatgatgtgaatgatgagagaattttcatttttgggtgaactatccctccaaactagaaaaaaagtaaaaactaaaataaatacttCACTAGTATTATTTCAGTTTAAGATCTTGATAACAATCTTATAATAATGTTTTGATCCCATGCCTTCATATTCTACCTTATTTATCAAACTACAGATGTTTTGTCCAAGCTAAATTACTGAGCAAATTTCATGGTCCGACTGAATACTGGTATTGTGTATTATCCTTTGCAATCtttctcaaataatttttttttttaatgaattacttGATTAATCTGATGTCATAATTTTAAGGTGTGCAAGTGTGTGCGCATCTCAAAACACTTACAGGTTTATGGAACTGAGAGGGatcctccagacctggtccacTGCTTTCTGATGAAGAGGCGGCACTGGGCTGGAGCTCATGGGATCCGTTGCTGGCCAGGCTGCCGTAGCCCTGAGAACTGCCACTGTGGACAGGCTGCACCAGGAGCCTGTGGATCTGTTCACTGAGCTGAGCGATGTCTGGGGTCAGGGCCCGCTCCTCCTGACCACTCGGCAGTGTAAAGACATCCTCATTCAGTGGAGAGCTGGAGGAAAAGAGTGGAGAGGTAAATAGGTACATGTTCGAGTGCATCAGagacatttacatttgtttaaatccaAAACGACTTATATATAGCCTTAATCAGTTTTTATACACTTATCAGCATTTGTTCTTTAAGAATCAAACCtgtgaccttggcattgctagtgtcatgctctatcagttgagctacactTCAACTACAAAGATAAAGAAATTGTCCTTGAGAAAAATATTGAACTCATCAAAAATCTGTGAATGTCTATCTGTGTCTACATGTGATTGAGGAATtacatgtgtgtgttcatgtgtgtttcTGTTGAACACATTTGTAGAAGTATGTGTAGTAGgtaaatcattttaataaatgaTTTTGAACTGAAGACATACAGTTgtgcatatatgtatgtgtattccAGGACCAAAATTAACTTTTCACCACACCTGTCTATAGCAagtgaattaaaaatatattaatattttaattactaGCAATATTTTTTTCCAGCCATGAaatgttattttgcattattttccatcaaaaatgaataaaaaagtacTGTTTCTATGATAATGGTATTATTTTGTCACTAGCAGAATCATTAAAGATGAGTCAgtttctgttattttattttttattatgttgtcGGTTgataattttggaccctgtatgTACTCGTAAACATGCGTTCTTACGTTCTGACTTTGTGGCGGCCAACTATGAAGGCCACTTTCCTGCTCCAGGGGTTAATAAAGGAGGACCAAGAGGTGTCAATGGTCAGATACTCTCCATTGCGAGCGCACATCCGCAAAGGAGAGTGCTCGAACGGCTGCCCTGCAAACTGAAGAACTGCGAAAGAAAGAAATTTGAATATATTGTGCCACACtactctcataaaaaaaaaaatacaaaatggatGAAGGCTAAAGGCTAAAGACAGAGAGGGGAAAATGGACTCACTCTTCTTATGGATGGCCACCATAATAGGTCGGTCTTCTGGATGGATGAGGAGCAGCACAGGAGTTCCCACCAGGTCCTGAGGCAGGTACCCTAACAGAGGAACTGCCCGCTCATCCACCTCCTGAAAGAGACAGCTGGGAGTGTGACTGGTGGTGAATATTCTCTTATCCGGAGGAATGCGAGGAGCTGAGGGAGGGATGGAGAGAAAGACAGGAAGATAAGCAATTAAAACAACTGAAACATCCTCCGCAAATGCAAACAGTGGCAAAAAACAGATGGGTTAATAAACAAGCCAAGAAAATGTGCATGTATAGATGTACCCTCATATCCCGAGTGCACTCTCTCGGCGATGAGCAGACAGCAGGGTTGGGGGAATGCCGTGTCCGAGTCTCGGAGCGTGAGCAGGTAGGGCGTGAGTCTGAAAGGGTAGTACCTCATATCAACGCTGGATGAGACGTCTCCACTGATGCGACAAAACATAGACTTTTCTTGGGTGCAGTCCACCGGAGGAGAGGCTACAGTCAAAGAAGTGGAGAGAATTTAATTTCATTGCATAAACCTTCATTTGTATACAGTAGTGTGGCTAAGAATAGGTGTGCTTGACTTTAATATACCATGAATAAACATACCAGAGCCGATGCAGGAGGCCCATGAAGGTAGTCTGCAGGGTGCTGTGCTACTGTAGAAGGTGCTTACATCCTGAGGGGCCAGCAGCTCAGAGAACAGCACCCTATGCAGCTTCTCTGGCTTACTGCGCAGAAGAGATGAGCCCTGTGGTGAGATGTACACCACCTTTCCTGACAGGAACGACACCGCCATGGAGAATGTGTCCTGCACAGGAGAAAGATGGACAAGTGTGTAGTGACAGCAACTTCTGACAAAATAATGTGGTTTATTAATGTATAATAAGGCAAATAAACCCAAGCCATCTTATCGTCGAGTCCTGTATGACATGTTATATGTATGAAATAAATGTGAACCAAAGAATgactaattat is part of the Myxocyprinus asiaticus isolate MX2 ecotype Aquarium Trade chromosome 2, UBuf_Myxa_2, whole genome shotgun sequence genome and encodes:
- the LOC127452111 gene encoding LOW QUALITY PROTEIN: period circadian protein homolog 1-like (The sequence of the model RefSeq protein was modified relative to this genomic sequence to represent the inferred CDS: inserted 1 base in 1 codon; deleted 1 base in 1 codon) translates to MSDDNSDSAPSNDTHRGADKAAGPVNCSCGMSESSPSSNPASSGTGLSPGGVSDPKGSTGDNQGTHSDDTDALSSGNDSGERESEEGRDRGNGSRGRRSNRSYQSSSSQNGKDSAMCLETTESNKSSNSQSLSPPSSSLAYSLLSASSEQDPQSTSGCSSNQSARVQTQKELMRALNELKIRLPPEKKMKGRSSTLNALKYALSCVKQVRANQEYYHQWNVEECHGCSLDLSTFTVDELDNITSEFTLKNTDTFSMAVSFLSGKVVYISPQGSSLLRSKPEKLHRVLFSELLAPQDVSTFYSSTAPCRLPSWASCIGSASPPVDCTQEKSMFCRISGDVSSSVDMRYYPFRLTPYLLTLRDSDTAFPQPCCLLIAERVHSGYEAPRIPPDKRIFTTSHTPSCLFQEVDERAVPLLGYLPQDLVGTPVLLLIHPEDRPIMVAIHKKILQFAGQPFEHSPLRMCARNGEYLTIDTSWSSFINPWSRKVAFIVGRHKVRTSPLNEDVFTLPSGQEERALTPDIAQLSEQIHRLLVQPVHSGSSQGYGSLASNGSHELQPSAASSSESSGPGLEDPSQFHKPMTFQQICKDVHMVKTSGQQVFIESRSRPPPKKHSTTGALQASEAAEPGCSFGPSDAPLSKSSAPSSPTFSYQQINSLDSIIRYLESCNIPSTVKRKCGSSSCTASSTSDEDKQQDTHGNTIVPRVSLVEERALLPPLALHSKAESVASVTSQCSFSSTIVHVGDKKPPESDIVMEEAPSTPNTAPPATQPQAPFMATPFLPPSPAPQSDRDGVRRGGPGGAGTAGGAGGERLGLTKEILSAHTQQQEQNFMCRFRDLSKLRVFDPTSAVRRQTSVPLAKGVRCSRDYPAAGSSGRRRGRGGKRLKHQETSEQAGSRSTAGPLRGLLPGVPTLDRILNPSIPLCPTTSSSSWPTSGSQASVPSAPYPPGVLPLYPVYPPSLTLSQTSAYRQVYASPFRTXQMAPPMVHPMMAFVLPNYMFPQPNMGMPPQFYNSTLAYPFPTPNTGSPGPCQTPNQAPRAHSRSSTPHSYSQREAGAERGAESPLFHSRCSSPLNLLQLEESPSNRFEVASALASGQQATSPMLGQGGGAGGQASSNQRGSAVDSKDNENGETNESNQDAMSTSSDLLDLLLQEDSRSGTGSAASGTGSSGTGCSGLGSGSSGSGSNGCSSSGSGTRSSQNSNTSKYFGSVDSSENSHSRKQTAGGDGEAQFIKCVLQDPIWLLMANTDEKTMMTYQLPIRDRDSVLKEDRAALRAMQKQQPRFTEEQKSELSQVHPWIRTGRLPRAINISACADCRSSPSAPSAAPFDVEIHEMEFCGVLEVTEDGTTAGKQIQVDTVMDKSKLEGKGDLCKDKEIEKNRTIMTSQINDQEMMIEEQEVTSPVEMTH